A region from the Geobacter benzoatilyticus genome encodes:
- a CDS encoding Lar family restriction alleviation protein translates to MDTKTECPFCGGEMITLIEDGRQFCCMCGDCYAQGPTASTKAGAAEAWNERA, encoded by the coding sequence ATGGATACTAAGACCGAATGTCCCTTTTGTGGCGGGGAAATGATAACCCTAATCGAGGACGGCCGGCAGTTTTGCTGCATGTGTGGCGATTGCTATGCCCAAGGGCCGACCGCAAGCACCAAGGCCGGAGCGGCAGAAGCCTGGAACGAGCGAGCTTGA
- a CDS encoding GPMC system transcriptional regulator gives MNTIKAQLAHLRERVEGYGKENLEEMLHAVAEGVHLVSGQDRVRIYLEDLTSGVLSCVYASGSMADEIRSVSFPIISRETTVSSVFVTQYPAEYRHAPAGGSTFDNGFAERFAIGVSSLLPVVSQGKSIGVTCIDRFQPAELLRGKEKAILGEFITSVADRIDSARIYHQQLLLARRVDEYKKREAASFMVQSAVRLIDKLMLASVLVPVTGDDGTSRLAILASHSEDPAFSSRYEEQGEIALQRGTSLISRFIDDNAVISDERLLRPLFIPDLTQHALQKKALTEEMSLRSLYVVPRYEPSSRKVICLVNYFTRELYRFSDFEMGLLQTHAEMAERAVNEIGGEHLEIRVLAEITELLQERAEELQPFLTKVLSKATELIGADTGSIAIVEEREGGKWLVVEDEEGTIVGAKNKAWLKKYIPPFRIGGTELPPEERSLTGYAAWSKQPKIIAHVADEQSGGGFHRSMHEQIKSEIAVPIVCDDEVIAVVCLNSLKPAWFTEEHKRILQIIERLTARHISDLQRIEGLQSEVTRLKSDVAYKDPQISSYRLGNIIGNSRKAQEIVDFIETVSVPLFNRITLWSKNVLQEATIGLPSILVLGQTGAGKEFFFNNLYNKLNEMYQEKLNPNGQLPVKKTNIAAYSGDLTYSELFGHKKGAFTGAYSDRKGILEEAAGGIVFLDEIGDADPKTQVQLLRFLDNGGFVRLGDNQDRFSRVLLVAATNKDLTEEIRMGNFREDLYHRLSELSMRVPSLNDRREDIPDLATHFLGKLYRTYRGDEPKEDTPVLAPEAKQILMNHHYQGNIRELRSILLRALFFRRGKVLTADDIRHALAAGMRELPTANSAQKLNERLAMEIIQRIINGETFWDAVYEPYSENSISRDVVRLVIERAKEAAGKAMPQVARYLKAVKDGETESNEERRKFFKFKNFLYKTVKI, from the coding sequence ATGAACACCATAAAAGCACAACTCGCCCACCTGCGCGAGCGGGTAGAGGGGTACGGCAAGGAAAACCTTGAAGAGATGCTCCATGCCGTTGCCGAGGGAGTCCATCTCGTTTCGGGCCAGGATCGGGTCCGCATCTATCTGGAGGACCTGACCAGCGGGGTCCTTTCCTGCGTCTACGCATCGGGCTCCATGGCCGACGAAATCCGCTCGGTAAGCTTCCCCATCATCTCCAGGGAGACAACGGTTTCCAGCGTCTTCGTCACCCAGTACCCGGCCGAATACAGACACGCTCCAGCCGGCGGAAGCACCTTCGACAACGGCTTCGCGGAACGCTTTGCCATCGGCGTATCCTCCCTTCTGCCCGTAGTAAGCCAGGGGAAATCCATCGGCGTCACCTGCATCGACCGGTTCCAGCCCGCGGAACTGCTGCGAGGGAAAGAAAAAGCGATCCTGGGCGAGTTCATCACGTCCGTGGCAGACCGGATAGACTCGGCCCGCATCTACCACCAGCAGCTCCTCCTGGCCCGGCGGGTCGATGAGTACAAAAAACGCGAAGCCGCCTCCTTCATGGTGCAGTCGGCGGTGCGGCTCATCGACAAACTGATGCTCGCCTCAGTCCTCGTACCGGTAACCGGTGATGACGGGACATCGCGGCTCGCTATCCTTGCCAGCCACTCGGAAGATCCCGCATTCTCTTCCCGCTACGAAGAACAGGGTGAGATCGCGCTCCAGCGGGGCACCTCCCTCATCTCCCGCTTCATCGACGACAACGCGGTAATCTCCGACGAGCGGCTTTTGCGGCCGCTTTTCATCCCCGATCTCACCCAGCATGCATTGCAAAAAAAAGCGCTCACCGAAGAGATGTCGCTCCGCTCCCTCTACGTGGTACCCCGCTATGAGCCGTCGAGCCGCAAAGTCATCTGCCTGGTAAACTATTTCACCCGCGAGCTCTACCGCTTCTCCGACTTTGAAATGGGGCTTCTCCAGACCCACGCCGAGATGGCTGAGCGGGCCGTGAATGAAATCGGCGGCGAGCACCTGGAGATCCGGGTCCTGGCCGAAATCACCGAACTCCTCCAGGAACGCGCCGAGGAGCTTCAGCCCTTTCTCACCAAGGTCCTCTCCAAAGCCACGGAACTCATCGGCGCCGACACGGGGAGCATCGCCATCGTAGAGGAACGCGAGGGTGGAAAATGGCTCGTGGTGGAAGATGAAGAGGGGACCATCGTCGGCGCCAAGAACAAGGCGTGGCTGAAGAAATACATTCCCCCCTTCCGGATCGGCGGAACGGAGCTCCCCCCTGAAGAGCGAAGCCTCACGGGCTACGCGGCCTGGTCGAAGCAGCCGAAGATCATCGCCCACGTTGCCGACGAGCAGAGCGGCGGAGGGTTCCACCGCTCAATGCACGAGCAGATTAAAAGCGAAATCGCCGTCCCCATCGTCTGCGACGACGAAGTAATCGCCGTGGTCTGCCTCAACTCCCTGAAGCCGGCCTGGTTCACCGAAGAGCACAAGCGGATACTCCAGATCATCGAACGGCTCACGGCCCGGCATATCTCCGACCTTCAGCGGATCGAGGGACTCCAGAGCGAGGTAACCCGGCTCAAGTCCGACGTGGCCTACAAGGACCCCCAGATATCCTCCTACCGCCTCGGCAACATCATCGGCAACAGCCGCAAGGCCCAGGAAATAGTCGACTTCATCGAGACCGTTTCGGTCCCCCTCTTCAACCGGATTACCCTCTGGAGCAAGAACGTTCTCCAGGAAGCCACCATCGGCCTCCCCTCCATTCTGGTACTGGGGCAGACCGGCGCCGGCAAGGAATTCTTCTTCAACAACCTCTACAACAAGCTGAACGAGATGTACCAGGAAAAGCTGAACCCAAACGGCCAGCTCCCGGTAAAGAAGACCAACATCGCCGCCTACAGCGGGGACCTCACCTACTCCGAGCTCTTCGGTCACAAGAAGGGGGCTTTCACGGGCGCCTACAGCGACCGCAAGGGAATCCTGGAAGAGGCGGCGGGGGGGATAGTGTTTCTGGACGAAATCGGCGACGCCGACCCCAAGACCCAGGTGCAGCTGCTGCGCTTTCTCGACAACGGCGGGTTCGTGCGCCTTGGCGACAACCAGGACCGCTTCAGCCGGGTCCTGCTCGTTGCCGCCACCAACAAGGACCTGACCGAAGAAATCCGGATGGGGAACTTCCGGGAAGACCTCTACCACCGCCTTTCAGAGCTTTCCATGCGGGTTCCGTCCCTGAACGACCGGCGCGAGGATATCCCCGACCTCGCCACCCACTTCCTCGGCAAGCTCTACCGCACCTACCGGGGCGACGAGCCGAAGGAGGACACTCCCGTACTTGCCCCCGAGGCCAAGCAGATATTGATGAACCACCACTACCAGGGCAACATCCGGGAACTGCGAAGTATCCTGCTGCGGGCACTCTTTTTCCGCAGGGGAAAAGTTCTGACCGCCGACGACATCCGCCATGCCCTGGCCGCAGGCATGCGGGAGCTACCCACTGCCAACTCCGCCCAGAAACTCAACGAACGGCTGGCAATGGAAATCATACAGCGCATCATCAACGGCGAAACCTTCTGGGATGCGGTCTATGAGCCCTACTCCGAAAACTCCATCTCCAGGGACGTGGTGCGGCTCGTCATAGAGCGGGCAAAGGAAGCGGCAGGCAAAGCCATGCCCCAGGTGGCCCGCTATCTCAAAGCCGTAAAGGACGGCGAAACGGAAAGCAATGAAGAGCGGAGAAAATTTTTCAAATTCAAAAATTTCCTCTACAAGACAGTGAAGATATGA
- a CDS encoding tyrosine-type recombinase/integrase → MPKIKFDKRSIDKLSHPSKGQEDYFDTETPGLGLRVSTKTKTFFAKTDVRDTSKVSGYRTVKKTLGRYGDITLEEAKKMMEGRTEVQNGERVFVPGARMELKKGPTGNGTTVTLDDMLDFYFSEKKRGDGRPFKPATVKGYTRIIKRHFENWLPLTLPEVTKLTPEMVIARHGQIAGEHGAYGARNAFVMLTAIINYALIRHPGAIAVNPLNVLRLGKHMKKIEARTEKLDGNDFKTFLEGLQKFNEITRDCYLVCLYQGLRSEEAASLKWDHVDLDNQVLRIPDTKNRNPLHVPLSRQSLAILKRRKEQNPEGNPFVFPSLPRPQCLNKTGHVRLMAAELRAKTGLQITVHGLRRTFITTARRLKIFEDAERLTNHVDNTVTGKHYDGTDVEDLRQPLQNICNEIERLMVEGVGAKVVQLPTALGQ, encoded by the coding sequence ATGCCTAAGATCAAGTTTGATAAACGCAGTATTGACAAGCTTTCGCATCCCTCAAAAGGTCAGGAGGATTACTTCGACACCGAAACACCCGGGCTAGGGTTACGGGTGAGCACGAAGACGAAAACCTTCTTCGCCAAAACTGACGTGCGGGACACCAGCAAAGTAAGCGGCTATCGAACCGTCAAGAAGACCCTGGGCCGGTATGGGGACATTACCCTTGAAGAAGCAAAGAAGATGATGGAGGGAAGGACCGAGGTTCAGAACGGGGAGCGGGTCTTTGTTCCTGGCGCTCGAATGGAACTCAAGAAAGGGCCAACCGGCAACGGGACCACGGTCACGCTTGACGATATGCTAGACTTCTACTTCTCGGAGAAGAAGCGAGGCGACGGCAGACCTTTTAAACCGGCTACCGTCAAGGGGTATACCAGGATCATCAAGCGGCACTTTGAAAACTGGCTACCTCTTACCCTGCCGGAAGTCACCAAGCTGACGCCGGAGATGGTGATTGCTCGTCACGGGCAGATTGCCGGAGAACATGGGGCTTATGGTGCCCGTAACGCCTTCGTCATGCTCACGGCAATCATCAACTATGCCCTCATTCGTCACCCTGGGGCCATTGCCGTGAACCCTTTGAACGTGCTTCGCCTGGGCAAGCACATGAAGAAGATCGAGGCACGGACGGAAAAGCTGGACGGAAACGACTTCAAGACCTTCCTGGAGGGGTTACAGAAGTTCAACGAGATCACGCGGGACTGTTACCTTGTCTGTCTCTATCAGGGGCTACGGAGCGAGGAAGCGGCAAGTTTGAAGTGGGACCATGTAGACCTTGACAATCAAGTGCTACGCATCCCCGACACCAAGAACCGGAACCCGCTTCACGTTCCCCTCTCTCGGCAATCCTTGGCGATCCTCAAGCGGAGAAAGGAGCAGAACCCGGAAGGAAACCCGTTTGTGTTCCCTTCCCTCCCCCGACCCCAATGCCTGAACAAGACCGGCCACGTCCGGCTTATGGCGGCTGAACTCAGGGCAAAGACCGGATTGCAGATCACCGTTCACGGTTTGCGGCGCACCTTCATCACCACGGCGCGGCGGCTCAAAATCTTTGAGGACGCGGAACGCCTGACAAACCACGTTGACAATACGGTGACGGGCAAGCATTACGACGGAACCGATGTTGAAGACCTTCGGCAACCGTTGCAAAACATCTGCAACGAGATAGAGCGGCTTATGGTTGAGGGTGTAGGGGCGAAGGTGGTTCAACTGCCGACGGCACTGGGCCAATAG
- a CDS encoding TIGR04442 family protein: MNKDIRLHGHIDERIEYYAIVAGEDAHRRYFFNAAKGEEAELRLFSPGNEFVITRNGIRHAGNGGSFCEYMFGVDQPVADLAKGDVINRLVIYGAHSGDEKGYLHFSGQTGGHLDYDRVFFEGNAVANYFFFIASESLGASLPMQQEAIVRSIGKALKRSPAVGFQDENAIINEVLGRMGDPGALFFLFKLVNVHHREYYDTFRRLYFANKKISDDDFNGLIAIADRHNIDRYQQERIRIDVMYKHPANRRIVDEYRSILIACHRRGEINSLENARLTRLKTLSVRNKIPSALFFALDDMLKKDKKIVGAEEHESIAETRQILAGLFLRERDIESVINRDDLVKLLFAKKHASEDRDHTFEEILLDASKQCDERIRDGADMSLLEGFSHIITYFDRYDATSQMVNQLAFMENVRISEDMIRSLMGNRYAFEELKPGLFGEIFIDGLMKNKYLGRYGQRKVAALIKGLRLIEENRLTVTTLLEELLTIDREERLAIALLNHVRERIRNFYSNYSTREDQEALRREVTEDLRNSKLISGGVPDRLFDEAIVTIKKEAMYLHNLFPIILARKDSSLREDFLDNSGLDRFYVEELEREYFELHQLDMEELYQIRKGLS, translated from the coding sequence ATGAACAAGGACATCCGCCTCCACGGACATATCGACGAACGAATCGAATATTACGCCATCGTGGCAGGCGAGGATGCCCACCGGCGCTACTTCTTCAATGCCGCAAAGGGAGAGGAAGCCGAACTCCGCCTGTTCTCCCCCGGAAACGAATTCGTCATCACCCGCAACGGCATAAGGCATGCCGGCAACGGGGGCTCCTTCTGCGAGTACATGTTCGGGGTCGATCAGCCGGTGGCCGACCTGGCAAAAGGCGACGTCATCAACCGCCTGGTGATCTATGGCGCCCATTCAGGCGATGAGAAGGGATATCTCCACTTCAGCGGGCAAACCGGCGGGCATCTCGATTACGACAGGGTATTCTTCGAAGGAAATGCGGTTGCGAACTACTTTTTTTTCATTGCCTCGGAGAGTCTCGGCGCAAGCCTTCCCATGCAGCAGGAAGCAATCGTCCGGAGTATCGGCAAAGCCCTCAAGCGTTCACCCGCCGTAGGTTTCCAGGACGAAAACGCCATTATCAACGAAGTGCTCGGGCGCATGGGCGATCCTGGCGCCCTTTTTTTCCTCTTCAAGCTTGTGAATGTCCACCATCGGGAATACTACGACACTTTCCGCCGCCTCTATTTCGCCAATAAAAAGATTTCAGACGATGATTTCAACGGGCTTATCGCCATTGCCGACCGCCATAACATAGATCGGTACCAACAGGAACGGATCCGCATCGATGTAATGTACAAGCATCCGGCTAACCGGCGCATCGTCGACGAATACCGCAGCATCCTCATCGCGTGCCACCGCCGGGGAGAGATCAACTCCCTGGAAAATGCGCGGCTCACCCGCCTCAAGACCCTGTCGGTGCGGAACAAGATCCCCAGCGCGCTCTTTTTTGCCCTCGACGACATGTTGAAAAAAGACAAAAAAATCGTTGGTGCGGAAGAACATGAATCCATCGCCGAAACCCGGCAGATACTCGCAGGACTTTTTCTGAGGGAGCGGGACATCGAGAGCGTCATCAACCGGGACGACCTGGTAAAGCTCCTCTTCGCCAAAAAACATGCGTCGGAAGACCGGGACCACACCTTCGAGGAAATCCTCCTCGACGCAAGCAAGCAGTGCGACGAGAGAATCCGCGACGGAGCCGACATGTCGCTCCTGGAAGGGTTTTCCCATATCATCACCTATTTCGACCGGTATGACGCCACGTCCCAGATGGTCAACCAGCTGGCATTCATGGAAAACGTGCGCATCTCCGAAGACATGATAAGAAGCCTGATGGGCAACAGGTACGCATTCGAGGAACTGAAGCCGGGGCTGTTCGGGGAAATATTCATCGATGGCCTGATGAAAAACAAATACCTGGGGCGATACGGGCAGAGAAAAGTCGCGGCACTCATTAAGGGCCTTCGGCTCATCGAGGAAAACCGGCTCACAGTTACAACACTGCTGGAAGAGCTTCTGACCATCGACCGGGAAGAGCGGCTCGCCATAGCACTGCTCAACCATGTGCGGGAGAGGATCAGGAACTTCTATTCCAATTACTCCACCAGGGAGGACCAGGAGGCCCTCAGGCGCGAAGTGACCGAAGATCTGCGCAACAGCAAGCTCATAAGCGGCGGTGTACCTGACCGGCTTTTCGATGAAGCCATCGTCACCATCAAGAAAGAGGCCATGTATCTTCACAACCTCTTCCCCATCATCCTGGCCCGCAAAGACAGCTCACTGCGGGAGGATTTCCTGGATAACTCCGGTCTCGACCGTTTCTACGTGGAGGAACTGGAACGGGAATACTTCGAACTCCACCAACTGGACATGGAAGAGTTGTACCAGATACGGAAAGGATTGAGTTGA
- a CDS encoding DUF5681 domain-containing protein, producing the protein MAQFAKGKSGNPGGRPKGLKDKRTELRSLFQPHATKLIEQVVSLALKGDTTALRLCLDRICPPLKPQAEPVTTHAAGTLTERAEQIFVAATTGELTPDAAHDLMMLIQMQAKVEEVETMKAEIAEIKAMLQAAGHGEKR; encoded by the coding sequence ATGGCACAATTCGCAAAAGGAAAATCTGGCAATCCGGGCGGCCGGCCGAAAGGACTGAAAGACAAGAGGACCGAACTCCGTTCTCTGTTTCAGCCGCATGCCACCAAGCTCATTGAACAAGTTGTGAGCTTGGCGCTTAAAGGCGACACAACCGCGCTTCGACTTTGCCTCGACCGGATATGTCCACCACTCAAGCCGCAGGCTGAACCCGTCACAACCCATGCGGCCGGTACGCTGACAGAGAGGGCCGAGCAGATATTCGTAGCGGCTACGACCGGAGAGCTTACCCCCGACGCTGCGCACGACCTCATGATGCTGATTCAGATGCAGGCCAAGGTGGAAGAGGTAGAAACGATGAAAGCAGAGATCGCCGAAATCAAAGCCATGCTTCAGGCCGCAGGCCACGGGGAGAAGAGGTGA
- a CDS encoding GPMC system MBL fold metallohydrolase, whose translation MKITILGSGTSTGVPMVGCHCSVCSSSNPKDKRTRASIMIETGGKYILVDTSPDLRRQALRQQIPHIDAVLLTHPHADHVNGIDDLRGYHFIHRRVIPCHGSRATMDAVKSKFPYIFRGFEAAGYAPLMEAHTTNDPFTLFGQTIVPVHLYHGSMPATGYRIDGAAYLTDCSRIPESSLALLTGLDILIIDGLRYTPHANHFNIEGALRVVEQLKPGRAILTHLTHEVAHADETRLPAGVEFAYDGMEIAL comes from the coding sequence ATGAAAATAACCATCTTAGGCAGCGGCACCTCCACCGGGGTCCCCATGGTCGGCTGTCACTGTTCCGTCTGCTCGTCCAGCAACCCGAAAGACAAACGGACCCGCGCTTCCATCATGATCGAGACCGGTGGAAAGTACATCCTGGTGGACACCTCTCCCGATCTGCGCCGCCAGGCCCTTCGGCAACAGATTCCCCACATCGACGCGGTGCTACTCACCCACCCCCACGCCGACCACGTGAACGGCATCGACGATCTCCGCGGCTACCACTTCATTCACCGCAGGGTGATTCCCTGCCACGGCAGCCGAGCGACCATGGATGCGGTAAAAAGCAAATTTCCCTACATTTTCAGAGGTTTTGAAGCAGCCGGCTACGCCCCCCTCATGGAAGCCCACACCACAAATGATCCGTTCACCCTCTTCGGGCAGACAATCGTACCGGTTCACCTCTACCACGGTTCCATGCCCGCCACCGGCTACCGGATCGACGGCGCCGCCTATCTCACAGACTGCAGCCGCATTCCCGAATCCTCCCTGGCGCTTCTGACAGGTCTCGACATCCTCATTATCGACGGCCTCCGCTACACCCCCCACGCAAACCACTTCAATATTGAAGGGGCGCTCAGGGTCGTTGAGCAACTGAAACCGGGACGGGCCATTCTTACCCACCTTACCCACGAGGTGGCCCACGCCGACGAGACGCGGCTCCCCGCAGGAGTTGAGTTCGCATATGACGGCATGGAGATTGCTTTGTAG
- the istB gene encoding IS21-like element helper ATPase IstB — translation MLTQPTIEKLNSMKLTAMARAFADQMQCPDMAQLSFEERFGLIVDYQMTDLENRRMQNRLKNAKLRLSASIEDLDFRQGRGVDRSQVMSLAGNQWVKSHHNILVTGPTGAGKSYLACALAQKACRDGHSVLYQRVPRLLQEIAVSRLDGRYNKIIAPLTKCEVLILDDMLISPLTREEQRELLEIVEERYDRKATVITSQLPVRAWHDAMQDPTLADAILDRLVHNAYKLELRGESMRRKRSVLDQKTETVTE, via the coding sequence ATGCTGACACAACCGACCATCGAGAAGCTGAACTCGATGAAACTGACAGCCATGGCTAGGGCCTTTGCGGACCAGATGCAATGCCCGGACATGGCACAGCTCTCCTTTGAAGAGCGCTTCGGCCTGATCGTGGACTACCAGATGACCGATCTGGAAAACCGGCGGATGCAGAACCGACTCAAGAACGCCAAGCTCAGGCTGTCTGCCTCGATCGAGGATCTGGACTTCCGCCAGGGAAGAGGTGTTGACCGCTCACAGGTCATGTCCCTTGCCGGGAATCAGTGGGTGAAGAGCCATCACAACATCCTGGTGACCGGGCCGACCGGCGCCGGCAAGAGTTACCTGGCCTGTGCGCTGGCACAGAAAGCCTGCCGGGACGGTCACTCTGTTCTCTACCAGAGAGTGCCGCGGCTGCTTCAGGAGATCGCGGTATCCAGGCTCGATGGCCGCTACAACAAGATCATTGCGCCGCTAACCAAATGCGAGGTGCTGATTCTGGACGACATGCTCATCTCTCCCCTGACGCGGGAGGAACAGCGGGAACTGCTGGAGATCGTCGAGGAACGTTATGACCGCAAGGCAACCGTTATCACCAGCCAGCTGCCGGTGAGGGCCTGGCATGATGCCATGCAGGATCCGACTCTGGCTGACGCCATACTGGACAGACTGGTGCACAATGCCTACAAGCTGGAACTGAGGGGTGAATCCATGAGACGAAAACGATCCGTGCTTGACCAGAAAACAGAAACTGTGACAGAGTAA
- a CDS encoding toprim domain-containing protein produces the protein MSKDWTDFGITIPQGKTGEVATTCPQCSPHRKKQNVKCLSVNVDKGVWHCNHCDWRGTLKSGAEERSNPYAWTPKTYRKPEYRPEPQPESGSLVDWFAARGIPLEVVKRNRITIGKVYMPQLEEEVNAIRFPYYRAGEVVNIKSRDHRKNFRMETGAERILYGLDDCAGADVLIIVEGEIDKLSLEVAGFLNSVSVPDGAPSPKAKDYTSKFSFIEGAEDFLSGFQRIILAVDNDEPGKKLEEELARRLGRERCWMVQWPEGCKDANDVLVKRGRDTLRECIEQVRPYPVQGLFDVADFSPQIVRLYDNGHVSGAKTGWPCLDRFITFAPGQWSLVTGIPGSGKSEFIDALLVNLALAYGWTFAVFSPENYPLELHVQKLAEKFVGKPFFGRSRMDRTELDKAVRWVNERFTFMLPEADELTVDRILNLAKIAVRRKGIRGIVVDPWNEIDHNRPANLSETEYISQSLSKIRRFAREHDIHVWVVAHPAKLRKEKDEAGRMVYPVPTPYDVSGSAHWRNKADNAVTVHREIGSDDSMVQVHVQKVRFKTCGKPGVVELRYDYFTGRYSDPEGRTVRSIGGNDECPY, from the coding sequence ATGAGCAAAGACTGGACTGATTTCGGTATCACGATCCCTCAGGGGAAAACCGGCGAGGTCGCTACAACCTGCCCCCAGTGTTCGCCGCACCGGAAAAAGCAGAACGTCAAGTGCCTATCTGTCAACGTCGATAAAGGCGTCTGGCACTGCAACCACTGTGACTGGCGCGGCACCCTCAAGAGCGGGGCGGAAGAGCGAAGCAACCCCTACGCATGGACCCCGAAAACCTACCGCAAGCCGGAATATCGGCCTGAGCCTCAACCGGAAAGCGGCTCTCTTGTGGATTGGTTCGCGGCTCGTGGCATCCCCCTTGAGGTTGTCAAACGCAACCGGATCACCATCGGCAAGGTCTACATGCCGCAGCTCGAAGAGGAAGTGAACGCGATTCGCTTTCCCTACTACCGCGCCGGAGAGGTGGTCAACATCAAGAGCCGCGACCACCGGAAGAATTTCCGGATGGAGACCGGCGCCGAGCGGATCCTATACGGCCTGGATGATTGTGCTGGAGCCGACGTCCTCATCATCGTTGAGGGTGAGATAGACAAGCTATCCCTGGAAGTTGCCGGCTTTCTCAACTCTGTGAGTGTCCCGGACGGAGCACCGTCACCGAAGGCGAAAGACTACACCTCGAAGTTCTCCTTTATCGAAGGGGCCGAAGACTTCCTGTCAGGATTTCAGCGGATCATTCTCGCCGTCGACAATGACGAGCCAGGGAAGAAGCTTGAAGAGGAACTGGCGCGACGACTCGGACGAGAACGGTGCTGGATGGTCCAGTGGCCGGAGGGGTGCAAGGATGCAAATGACGTTCTCGTGAAGCGTGGCCGGGATACGTTGCGGGAGTGCATCGAGCAGGTGCGTCCCTACCCGGTTCAGGGGCTCTTCGACGTGGCTGACTTCTCGCCGCAGATCGTGAGGCTTTACGACAATGGCCACGTGTCCGGAGCCAAAACCGGCTGGCCTTGCCTTGATCGTTTCATTACCTTCGCCCCTGGCCAATGGTCCCTTGTCACGGGAATCCCAGGGAGCGGCAAGTCAGAATTCATTGATGCACTATTGGTCAATCTGGCCTTGGCCTACGGATGGACCTTTGCAGTGTTCAGCCCCGAGAATTACCCGCTGGAACTGCACGTCCAGAAGCTCGCGGAGAAGTTCGTCGGCAAGCCGTTCTTTGGCCGCTCCCGGATGGACCGGACGGAGCTCGACAAGGCTGTCCGCTGGGTGAATGAGCGGTTTACGTTCATGCTGCCAGAGGCCGACGAGTTGACCGTTGATCGCATTCTCAATCTGGCCAAGATAGCCGTAAGAAGAAAAGGCATCCGGGGAATTGTGGTTGACCCGTGGAACGAGATTGACCACAACCGTCCCGCTAACCTCAGCGAGACGGAGTACATCAGTCAATCACTTTCGAAAATACGTCGTTTCGCCAGAGAGCATGACATTCATGTCTGGGTTGTAGCTCACCCCGCCAAGCTCAGGAAGGAGAAAGACGAGGCGGGCAGGATGGTCTACCCGGTTCCAACACCCTACGACGTGTCCGGGTCGGCTCACTGGCGGAATAAGGCAGACAACGCCGTGACCGTTCATCGGGAAATCGGGTCCGATGACTCTATGGTGCAGGTTCATGTCCAGAAGGTTCGATTCAAGACATGCGGCAAACCTGGGGTGGTTGAACTGCGGTACGACTACTTTACCGGCAGATACAGCGACCCAGAAGGGCGGACTGTTCGCAGCATCGGAGGGAATGACGAATGTCCGTACTGA
- a CDS encoding helix-turn-helix domain-containing protein → MSNKINIDEHEAAALYGPSVHWFRRARWAGGGPPFIKLSGRVLYRVEDLDAFFAGRVRRSTADPGPAVRGQR, encoded by the coding sequence ATGTCAAACAAAATCAACATCGATGAGCACGAAGCCGCGGCACTTTATGGCCCTTCTGTGCACTGGTTCAGGAGGGCGCGCTGGGCTGGTGGCGGCCCTCCCTTCATCAAACTTTCGGGGAGGGTTCTTTACCGTGTCGAAGACCTTGATGCCTTCTTCGCCGGACGTGTTCGGCGGTCCACTGCCGACCCTGGCCCGGCAGTTAGGGGGCAGCGATGA